The Streptomyces puniciscabiei genomic interval GCATGTCGCTGATCACGAACGGCATGTTCCTGCCCCGCTTCGTCGACCGGCTCGCCGACGCCGGGCTGGCCCAGGTGATCGTCAGCCTGGACGGCTCCTCCGCCGCCACCCACGACGTCTACCGCCGCTCCCCCGGCATGTTCGACAACGGCCTGGAAGGGCTGCGCCGGGCGAAGGAGCTGGGCATCATCCCGCGCGTCAACTCCGTCGTGGGACCGCACAACTTCGCGCAGATGCCCGAGCTGCAGCGGGTGCTGACCGACCTCGGCGTCCAGCAGTGGGAGCTGTCCGCGATCAAGCTGGACCGTGAGATCCGCTATCCGTCGGCGGAGGAGGTCATCGCCACCTGCGAGCCCATCTACACCGCCGACCCGGCCACCACGCTCGTACCGCTCGGCAAGCGCTTCTACGGCGACACGCCCGAGGAGCAGAAGGCCTTCTTCGAGGAGTCCCTGCCGCCGCGCGCCTCGGAGCCCCTGTGCCTGGTCACCGACGACGTGATCTACCTGGACGGCAAGAACGGCCGGATGTTCTCGTGCAGCTGCCTTCCGCACAAGGAGGGGGACGAGGGCCCCGGCGGTGCGCCGCTGCGCACCGGCGACGGCAAGGTCATGCTCGACAGCCCGGTCTTCCGCACCCACGCGGACCTCTTCAAGCAGCAGGGTCCGACGATGTGCGGCGGCTGCTCCGCGACCGCCGCCGGCTACAGCGACGACCTCGCCCGCATGGGCACCGTACCGGCCTGGAGCTATTGACGGCCCCGCCTTCCCCTCACGCCCGCGTCTGGAACCGACCGCGCCCGGAGCCACCATGTCCTCACCCACCACCGCCCCGCATCCCGCCCCGCCGCGGCTGCGCGTGCTCGCCACCGCGCGACCCGCGCTGGAGTCCCAGGCCGCACTGCGCCACGTCAGCGCCCACCTCACCGAAGTCGAGCTGACCGGTCAGCCGGACGCAGGCCCCGCCCCCGGCGCCGCCGTGGTCTGCGACGACGACGTGCTCGCCGCGCGCCTGAGCGCCTCCGGCGTGCCCGTCGTGTTCGTCGCCTCCGGCGGCCCCCCGCCCGGCGACACCTGGCCACCGTCGGCGGTCCGCTGCCTGCACCAGCCCGGCTGGCTGGGCGGGCAGCGCGCCAAGGGCGTGCACAACGTCGGCACGATCGCCCCGCCCCGGGCCGCCCGGGCGCGCGCGGCGCGCGGCGCGGTCGTCCAGCTGTCCACACCGGATCTGCACCCCGACGACCACGCGGCCGTCGCCCGGGCCGGCGCGACCCTGCGCGCCGCCGTGGAAGCGGCACAGTACGACGGGAAACCGCTGCTCGGTGTGGTCCTGGACGCGCCGGTGCCCGCACGC includes:
- the blsE gene encoding cytosylglucuronate decarboxylase, which translates into the protein MQERHRYLFIRVLEACNADCFMCEFALSRDTYRFSLEDFAELLPEAVAKGVGYVRFTGGEPLMHRDVVDLVRMGTEHGMRMSLITNGMFLPRFVDRLADAGLAQVIVSLDGSSAATHDVYRRSPGMFDNGLEGLRRAKELGIIPRVNSVVGPHNFAQMPELQRVLTDLGVQQWELSAIKLDREIRYPSAEEVIATCEPIYTADPATTLVPLGKRFYGDTPEEQKAFFEESLPPRASEPLCLVTDDVIYLDGKNGRMFSCSCLPHKEGDEGPGGAPLRTGDGKVMLDSPVFRTHADLFKQQGPTMCGGCSATAAGYSDDLARMGTVPAWSY
- the blsF gene encoding CGA synthase-related protein — its product is MSSPTTAPHPAPPRLRVLATARPALESQAALRHVSAHLTEVELTGQPDAGPAPGAAVVCDDDVLAARLSASGVPVVFVASGGPPPGDTWPPSAVRCLHQPGWLGGQRAKGVHNVGTIAPPRAARARAARGAVVQLSTPDLHPDDHAAVARAGATLRAAVEAAQYDGKPLLGVVLDAPVPARSALLSAAGEDAGALPVAGVEEAATERLLAEASLLVTSPLLTAVNQAHAARVPLLLLPALDAHQASRLAGITDAAGVEVLDAAAPDASADRAVRGADPLWSRVSRALEHAGDDRRGAQRVARQVRQLLLAPF